The genomic window CTAAAACGTCTCTTCTTTTTAATCATCGATGGAGTTTCCATTTACTTCTAGAAATCACTCAAAATAAACATTTTTACTGGATATAGCAATCTTAAATCAATTGTGAACTTTGTAGGGCAATACATTGCGCCCCTACGAGATAATGTTTATGAATCAAATAGGATTGCTATAGTTAGTTAAATAACTGTATAAATAAAAACTTTTGCTTTATAAAGCCAATGCTAAATTCTTATTTAACAATTAATGTACTAATGTAATGAAAATTGGAATTTTAACTTATCACTGTACAACAAATTACGGCGCAACTTTACAAGCCTATGCGTTACTAACAGCAATTAAACTTCAAGGATGGAAAGATGTAGAAATTATCAACTACCAACCCCTAGCAATGCTGAGAGTATTCTTTATTAGACCAGTTCAGCCAATTAATAAAAAACTTCAAATAAATACTCAACTTTTTGTAAATTTAAGAAAATGCTTAAATATGAGAAGGTTTGTATTAGACAATTTACGATTGAGCCAAAAAAAGTATTACACAAAGGCCAGTTTAAAAAAACATTGTCAGCACTACGACGTAGTAATCTGCGGTAGCGATCAAATATGGCGAATTGATCCCATTGAAGGCTTTGGATCTGAGTTTTTTTTAGATTTTGTTTATAAAAAAACCGCTCGCCAAAAAATAAGTTATGCTGCCAGCTTTGGCGATACAGATACTTTAAAAAATCATCAAGAATCAATAATAAACCTACTCAAAAGCTTTGATACAATTTTGGTTCGAGATGCCAATAGTGTAAAGATAGTACAAAAAGAATGTAAGCTTCCAGCCGTAAAGGTTGTAGATCCTACATTTTTAATTAATTACGATGCGATCACTGTATTGCCAAAGCTCAAAGAAAAATATCTTTTACTTTACAACCAAAAATATTTTACAAATTTAGAGGAAGATTTTATAAAATCGATAGCAAAAAATAAAAACTTAGTAATAGTTTCTGTTGGGCAAGTAAATAAAATAGCCAATGTAAACATTGTAGAAGCTGATCCTAAAAAATGGCTGGGTTATTTTAAATTTTCTACTTACATTGTTACAAATACCTACCATGGAACAATATTTTCAATTATTTTTAAAAAGCAATTTACTGTAGTTCTTAATGAGAATAAATCAAATAAGATCGGCGATTTATTAAAAGATTACAATTTAGAAGATCGAATTTGTGCAACGCAGCTAAAAACCCCAAATTTCGAGCATATAGTGGATATTGATTACAATAAAGTTGAGGAAAAGTTACAGTTAGCAGTGGCTCATTCTAAAAATTATCTCTTTGCAGCGCTTAAAAATAGAGAGAATTTAGGAAATATATCTGAGGGTAGCTGATAGAGGGTTGTTATAGGTGACGCGATCGCTTTAGCTAAGATTTTGCTAGAGAAAGCAATTAAAAAAATTCACTGGAGCGTAACAGCAGTGTCATAGCAACTTCACACAAGGGTTATAGATTGATAAGAGTAAGCAACTAAAGAGTTAGCTAAATTTTAAAAATGCCCGTAAAAAGACCCGAATCTGGTCGTCAGCCTCAAAATATACTACTTAATACATCTCCCAAAATGAATAATCAAAAAACAGCTTCTTGGCGCAAAAGCGCTACTTATCTATCCCTGATCCTCCTAGGTGCGGGAGCAACATTTTCTGGTAATTATTTAGCTGATAAAACCCAAACCGCTCCAGCTAT from Synechocystis sp. PCC 7509 includes these protein-coding regions:
- a CDS encoding polysaccharide pyruvyl transferase family protein, with the protein product MKIGILTYHCTTNYGATLQAYALLTAIKLQGWKDVEIINYQPLAMLRVFFIRPVQPINKKLQINTQLFVNLRKCLNMRRFVLDNLRLSQKKYYTKASLKKHCQHYDVVICGSDQIWRIDPIEGFGSEFFLDFVYKKTARQKISYAASFGDTDTLKNHQESIINLLKSFDTILVRDANSVKIVQKECKLPAVKVVDPTFLINYDAITVLPKLKEKYLLLYNQKYFTNLEEDFIKSIAKNKNLVIVSVGQVNKIANVNIVEADPKKWLGYFKFSTYIVTNTYHGTIFSIIFKKQFTVVLNENKSNKIGDLLKDYNLEDRICATQLKTPNFEHIVDIDYNKVEEKLQLAVAHSKNYLFAALKNRENLGNISEGS